The DNA segment GTAGAATTCCAAACACCATGATAATTAAAGACAATAATTTTTGTTTCTGTTTCATCTATCAATAATCCTAATTTTTTAGCTCAAACCTTGTTTGACGATACAATTACCTCTAATTATACTACGAGATAGTGATGACAAATTGCAAATGGTAAATAGAAATGAATTATTTAGTCCTTTTTATTGGTGGTGGTTTAGGTACACTTTGTCGCTATTTAGTTTATCAGTGTTATAATCGTTTAGAAATTATTTTTCCACTCGGCACAATTACAGTTAATATAGCGGGTTCATTTATTATTGGATTTCTCTCTGTACTACTAATACAAAAACTTCATCTACACCAA comes from the bacterium SCSIO 12844 genome and includes:
- the crcB gene encoding fluoride efflux transporter CrcB; its protein translation is MNYLVLFIGGGLGTLCRYLVYQCYNRLEIIFPLGTITVNIAGSFIIGFLSVLLIQKLHLHQLYQNLILTGFLGGFTTFSTFSLDTLSLMQQGYYMRALIYILLSLALGIIAVTIGYVLAKNI